Part of the Candidatus Saganbacteria bacterium genome, TTTCAGGGGATAGTTTTCGGGGACAAGCAGTACAAGTTCAAGCAGACGTTCTATACCGAGCATAACATGCCGCCTCAGTTCAGGGGAGCAAAACTGGCGATAGGCCTGACTGTGGACAGGGTGCAGGGCCCGTCAGGAAATGTCCTGAGAAATCCGCAGGACCTTGCCAACGCGTATAAAGAACTGAAGACGATATTTTCACAGGAACTGGATTACATGGCGCAGAACCCGGCTTTCAACAAGACGGAAGAACAACCGAAACAAGATGTTAAATAAAAAAGAGATAGAAGAACTGATAAAAGAAAAAAAACTGGTCTCGAACTATATAGACCTTGAGAAACAGCTGACACCCAACGGGTTTGATATGACAGTGGCACAGGTTTTTGAATATGACGGCAGCGGCCGCCTTGACTTTTCAAATAACGAAAGAGTGATCCCCAAGACTAAGGAGTTATTTCCCGTAAAGAGAAAGCCGGATGATAAATACGGCTGGTGGCATCTTAAGAAAGGTTCGTACAAGGTTGTGACGAACGAGACTGTTTGCATACCGAATGACATTATTTCAATCGCTTTCACAAGAAGTTCGCTCTTGCGGATGGGCGCTTTTACGCAGAACGGAGTCTGGGACGCGGGATTCATCGGCAAGAGCGAATTCATTCTTATTGTTGAAAATCCGCATGGCATGGAAATGAAGCAGAATGCGAGGATCATCCAGTTATTATTTGAGAGGATAAACGAGGTCGAGGAAGGATATAAGGGGATATTCCAGGAAATAATATAAATTCGAATTTAAGAAAAATTATGGAAACAAAACCCGTACTGAACACTATCCTTCTCCATGTCTGCTGCGGCGTGTGCGCCGGCTGGCCCGTGCAGAAGCTAAGAGAGGACGGCCATGTTCCCGTCGGATATTTTTATAATCCTAATATCCATCCAGAGGACGAATATTTAAAAAGACTTGCCGCGGCAAGAGAGATCTCGAAAGCGCTCGAGTTCGAACTGATAGAGGGATATTACGATCCCGCGAGATGGCTTGAGGCGGTAAAAGGCCTGGAGGATGAAAAAGAAGGCGGAAAGAGATGCGAAGTCTGCTTCCGGATGCGGCTTGAAGAGACCGGCAGAAAAGCAAAGGAACTCGGGATCTCGAATTTTACGACAACGCTTTCGGTCAGCCCGCAAAAAAGTTCAAAAAAAATAAACGATGCGGGAAAAAGCGTCCATCCCAAAGCGTTTACAGAATGCGATTTTAAAAAGGATGACGGCAACAAGAAGACACGCAACCTTGCTAAACGGTTCCAACTGTACTGCCAGGACTACTGCGGTTGCAGGTTCAGCAAATCACGCGCCTGTAGCTCAATTGGATAGAGCGACAGCCTCCGGAGCTGGTTGTTGCAGGTTCAATCCCTGTCAGGCGCAAAAAACCGCGTCTTTTTATGCTATGCTGAGAGTGGAGATATACTATGACAAACGAAACATTTCACGGGCTCGGGATAGCACCCGGGATACTTGAGGTGCTGAACAGGCTCAAGTTTACAAAACCTACGCCGATACAACAGAAGGCCATACCTATTGCCACATCCGGCAAAGACATAATCGGCATCGCGCAGACCGGAACAGGCAAGACCCTGGCTTTCGGTATCCCGCTGATCCAGCGTCTCGCTCAGCAGAGCGGCAAGGGGCTGATACTTGTTCCGACAAGAGAGCTGGCGGGGCAGGTGTATGAAGCGCTTATAAAACTGACCCAAGTTTTCAGGATACGCGCGGCCGTCCTGGTGGGCGGTGAGAACATGGGAAAGCAGCTTTATGCTATCAGGTCAGGAGCGAGAATAATAATAGCGACCCCGGGAAGGCTGAACGACCACATAGCGCGCAGAAATATAAGGATGGACGATGTGAACGTCCTCGTGCTTGACGAGGCCGACCGCATGCTCGATATGGGTTTTGCGCCGCAGATAGACAAGATAATTAAATATATCCCCAAACAAAGGCAGACAATGCTTTTCTCCGCGACGATGCCATCAACTATTGTAGCCATGGTATCGAGATATATGCAGCTGCCGGTCAGGACCGAAATAGCTCCCGAAGGCACGGCAGCTGAAAATGTGTCGCAGGAGATGTTCATCGTAAGAAGAGAGCTCAAATCAAAACTCCTCGAAGAGCTTCTTCTGCAGTATAAGGGCTCGGTCCTTCTTTTTATCCGTACAAAGATGGGCGCCAAAAAGATAGCCCGTTTTCTTAAGGATATCGGACACAACGCGGCAGAAATACATTCTGACAAGACCCTTGCCCAGAGAAGAGAAGCGTTAAGCGGTTTTAAGTCCGGCAGGTTCAGGATACTTGTTGCCACGGATATCGCGGCCAGGGGCATAGATGTCCAAAATATAGAAGTGGTCATCAATTACGACCTGCCTGATGATCCCGAAAATTATGTCCACAGGATAGGCAGGACCGGAAGAGCCGGGGCGGAAGGACATGCGATAACTTTTGCTACTCCCGACCAGTCAAAAGACATCAAAAATATCGAAAGGCTGATAAGGGCGGTTATCCCTTTATCGCAACACCCTGTCATCCCCGGTGAAAAATTCAGCACGGTGACAATGTCTTTTGCTCCCAGGGGGAGACGTCCTCAGGGGAGTTTCAGAAGAAGATCTACGGCAGCTCCGAGGAGACCGTCCCGCTGGTAGAAAAATGCGGCTGCGGTGTTTGCGCCTGTAGCTCATTTGGATAGAGCATTTGCCTTCGAAGCAAAGGGTAGCAGGTTCGAATCCTGTCAGGCGCAAACTTCGACTCACTCACTTTGTTCGTTCGCTCAGGGCAGGCGGGGGAATTGCTATAGAAATGGGAAGAAGGCGAGTAAAGGCCCGGGAGGGCCCAAGAAGTGAAGGAGGGCATAAGAGCAAAGAGGGATAGGGAAGGCTTAAGACAAAGAAGGCCCCAATACAAATTGCCTTTGATAGCCTTAAGCCTTCAAAGCCTCTTATAGCCGTATGCCCTCGTAGCCTTCACGGGCCGTCAATGCCTTTAATCGCCCTCTCAGGCAGAAGGCGAGTAAAGGCCCGGGAGGGCCCAAGAAGTGAAAGAGGGCATAAGGGCAAAGAGGGCGGGGTAAGGCTTAAGACAAAGAAGGGAGGAGTTGTTTTATGGTAG contains:
- a CDS encoding deoxyuridine 5'-triphosphate nucleotidohydrolase, encoding MLNKKEIEELIKEKKLVSNYIDLEKQLTPNGFDMTVAQVFEYDGSGRLDFSNNERVIPKTKELFPVKRKPDDKYGWWHLKKGSYKVVTNETVCIPNDIISIAFTRSSLLRMGAFTQNGVWDAGFIGKSEFILIVENPHGMEMKQNARIIQLLFERINEVEEGYKGIFQEII
- a CDS encoding epoxyqueuosine reductase QueH; protein product: METKPVLNTILLHVCCGVCAGWPVQKLREDGHVPVGYFYNPNIHPEDEYLKRLAAAREISKALEFELIEGYYDPARWLEAVKGLEDEKEGGKRCEVCFRMRLEETGRKAKELGISNFTTTLSVSPQKSSKKINDAGKSVHPKAFTECDFKKDDGNKKTRNLAKRFQLYCQDYCGCRFSKSRACSSIG
- a CDS encoding DEAD/DEAH box helicase; this translates as MTNETFHGLGIAPGILEVLNRLKFTKPTPIQQKAIPIATSGKDIIGIAQTGTGKTLAFGIPLIQRLAQQSGKGLILVPTRELAGQVYEALIKLTQVFRIRAAVLVGGENMGKQLYAIRSGARIIIATPGRLNDHIARRNIRMDDVNVLVLDEADRMLDMGFAPQIDKIIKYIPKQRQTMLFSATMPSTIVAMVSRYMQLPVRTEIAPEGTAAENVSQEMFIVRRELKSKLLEELLLQYKGSVLLFIRTKMGAKKIARFLKDIGHNAAEIHSDKTLAQRREALSGFKSGRFRILVATDIAARGIDVQNIEVVINYDLPDDPENYVHRIGRTGRAGAEGHAITFATPDQSKDIKNIERLIRAVIPLSQHPVIPGEKFSTVTMSFAPRGRRPQGSFRRRSTAAPRRPSRW